ATAAGTGATGGACTAGAATTTTACGAATGGGTATTGCGTCACTCTAAAAAAGATTTTGAAGATATTTACCAATTTACACCTGCAAGAAGAGAATGGACGCAAATTCCAGATGCACAAAACTCAATAATAGAAAATAACTTTGAACAAAAATCTGATGAACTTAAAAAATTTGTCGATGAAAATTGCAGTCTTTACTTTCCACCGAATAGATTTGAAGAACCAAGCTGGCTCAATGAGTTCAACTTGTTAAGTAAACCAGAGCATACTGATAAAAACAGGATAGTGGGTAAATCGAGTAGAAACATTATTTGTCACTCTCCATTAAAAGCAAACATGAATTGGCTTTTTGATCTCGTGCTGGACAGAGAGCTTTATGAAAAACAGATAATTAACATCCCTCTTCCGAATGAAAATGAAATAACTATACAGATGCCTGTTTTTCAAGGATACCTAGGTCCATCACATACAGTATATGAAGAGGCGCTTAAATTACTTCGTGTAATACTTAAAGATGAAAATCTGCGTTTTGGCGTAGGTAATCGTCAATCACGAGTTATGTCCATAATGAAGGAAAAAAAGACCTATGTTCCACACATATTTCAACTTTCTACAGGGGAAACTGCATTACTAAACCTTTTTCTTTCTATTTTAAGAGACTTTGATCTCAGTGGTGGCGCTCTGACAAGTTTAGAAAATATTACCGGAACAGTTATTATCGATGAAATTGACGCTCACTTGCACACTCAGCTTCAATACGAAGTCCTACCACAGCTTATATCTTTATTTCCTCAAGTTCAGTTCATAATAACCACGCATTCGCCTCTTTTCTTGCTAGGTTTAGAAAACACGTTTGGAGAAGACGGTTTTGAAATTCTAGAATTGCCTAACGGCAATACCATTAGCACCGAAAGATTTTCAGAGTTTGAAGATGCATATCAAACATTTATAAAAACAGAAAAATTTCAGAATAGTCTTGAAGCAGAAATCTTGAAATCACAGAAACCTATTGTTTTTGTAGAGGGCAACCACGACATTCAATACATTAGTAAAGCCGCGGAGCTTTTAGAAAAAAACAACCTATTATCTAAAATTCATATAAAAGATGGAGGTGGCTATAAAAACCTTGATAAGATTTGGGGTGATAACAAGTGGTCTGATTCACAGCTAGTAAACAAAAAAATAGTATTACTTTATGATTGCGATACGAATAAAACTGATGAAGACCGAAACAATATTTACAAAAGAATTATACCAATAATAAGCTCAAATCCCATAAGTAAAGGAATAGAAAACTTATTCCCAGAAGCGGCGATAGATAAAGCGGAAACCCATAAACCTGATTTTATTGATATAGAAGAAGAGACACAAAGAAGAGAAAGAGGACGAGTAATTGCTATCCCTAGAAGGAAAAGTATTAATAAAGATGAGAAAGCAAATATATGTAACTGGCTATGCGAAAACGGTGATGAAAGCGACTTTTCAAACTTTATAAAAGTTTTTGAAATTATTGAAGAAGCCTTATCTTTATCAGATACAGATAGCGTTTAGACTGAACAAGGCACAAGGAGCGCAGTGTACAGAACGTACATAAGCGGCGAAGCAGCGCCGTTCAGGCTAAACGATCGAAGCTCTAGACATCCAACAACAAACGCTGCGGATCCTCGATCGCCTGCTTGATGCGGACCAGCGAGCCGACAGCCTCGCGGCCGTCCACGATGCGGTGGTCGTAGGATTGCGCCAGATACATCATCGGCTTGGCCACGATTTCGCCTGTCTTGGGACAGACCACGGGCCGCTTCTGGATCGCGTGCATCCCGAGAATCCCCGACTGCGGCGTATTCAAAATCGGCGTGGAGAGCAGCGAGCCGAACACGCCCCCATTGGTGATCGTGTAGGTGCCGCCCACCATCTCATCAAGGCTCAGTTTTCCATCCCGCGCACGGGTGCCCAGATCGGCGATTTTCGCCTCGATCTGCGCCATGCTCAAGCTGTCGGCATCGCGCAGAACAGGAACCACGAGTCCCTGCGGCGTGGAAACGGCAACGCCGATATCGTAGTAATTTTTATAAATGATCTCGTCGCCCGAAATCTCGGAATTGAGCGCCGGAAAATCTTTCAGCGCCTGAATCGCGGCCTTCACGAAGAACGACATGAAGCCCAGCTTCACCCCGTGCTTCTTCTCGAACGCGTCCTTGTACTCGTTGCGGAGATCCATGACCGGACCCATATCGACCTCGTTGAACGTGGTCAGCATGGCGGCCGTGTTCTGCGCCTCCTTCAAACGGCGGGCGATCACCTGCCGCAACTTGGTCATCTTGACTTTTTCCTCGCGGGGTCCAGCCTCTCTGGCCTTGACCGGAGCGGCGGGCGCAGGAGCGGCAGCAGGAGCCTTCGCAGCAGGAGCGGCAGCCTTTGCGCCGCCCTTGAGAAAAGCCTCGACGTCTTCCTTGGTCAGGCGCCCGTCCTTGCCGGAAGCGGGAACCTGCGAAGCGTCGATATTGTTATCGGCCAGAAGTTTCCGCACGGCGGGAGAGGTTTTCGCATCCTCGTCCGCAGCCGCGACTTTCGCAGGTGCGGGCGCAGCCTTGACCGCCTTCGGCGCGCTGCCCTTGTCATTCGCCACCGCCCCGGCTTCGAATTCGCCCAGAACCGCGCCAACGCCAACGCTCTGCCCCGCAGCGGCCATGATCTTGACGATCACACCATCGGCGGGTGCGGGCACCTCCAGCGTCACCTTGTCGGTCTCCAGTTCCACGATCGGCTCGTCGGCCTTCACCGCCTCGCCCTCTTTTTTCAGCCACTGCGCCACAGTGGCTTCGGAAACGGATTCACCCAGGGTCGGCACGAGAATTTTTGTCATTTCTAAATGTCTCTTCGTTTGATCATCGGAAAGGGCGCGAACACCCCGCAATCTTAGACCTTTTAATTACTCCCTGATGGGTCGAAACGCAAGGGCTAGAGTTATGAAATCGGGAGAAACATACAGGAGTCACAGGGGTATTCTGAAAAATATAATAATAAAGTAACGGCCCGTCCCCGTCATTCCGGCGAAGGCCGGAATCCACCCCTGCCGCCTTTCTGGATCCCCGCATACGCGGGGATGCCTTCAGGGCACGAGCGACACCCTCACAGCATTCCCGCGCTAGCGGGAATCCAAATGTATTGAGACATCAGACAAACAGGGCAAGACGGAGAACGAAGGCGCGGAACCCTTGGCGGCTTTGCGATTCAAAGCGACCAGCAAAGATGTGGCTTTTGAATCGCGAAGACTCCAAGACGCGAAGCGGTCTGTGCTGTCCTTGTTATTCCGGCGAAGGCCGGAATCCATTTACAAAATAACGACAGAGATAAACAGAGGAAAACAAAGACTATTAGTGCAAACATCTCTGTTTATCTCTGTAGTAATAAAATTGGAGAAAAAACTTAAGGAATTTTTATATTTTTCACGGGAACTGCACAACCTCAACATAGACCAAACGTTCCCCCTCCTTCACACATAAACTCACCGAACATGTCCTTACAGAACCCTCGAAGCAAACCGTTTCAGAACCCGTAAATACGCCCTTGCGAAAATAACAGGTGTATCCGGTCTGATCTGTCGCAAAAAATCCCCCTATCCTCGTTCCTTCCTCTTTGATAACGATGACATCATTTTTCTGCAAAATCTCGTAGTCCTTCAAAGAGGACTTGCTAAGCTGGAAAGGGTCATCCAGTAAAGTCCTCCAGTTTCCGGCTGCTCCATCAAAAGCTGGGGTGCTGACCCAAACCCTCTCCATTTTAAACTTCTCTATGCCTACATGATCCTTGACCAGAACTCTGGCAGTTTCATCAAGCCGCTTGGCGGCATAAGAATCTCCATAGGTTTCAATGTAAATAACCCAAATGACAGAATAAACAGCGCAAAAGAGAAAAAAGACAAATCCCAAACCAAGGATCCACGCGCATATCTTGACAAGCAAAGATAAAAGGTGAAAGACGGGCCTAAGCCCTTTGCAATAAAGCGGAACTTCTTGAGCGTTTTCATGCATAAGGACCACGCACATTTTTAAACTCTAAAAATGCTGCCACCCGACAGCTTTAAGCGGCACCTCTTCATCCGCCGCATCAAGAACACGCACCCCTGAGATTTTGGAGGAAAAACGCCCCACAACCTGCGGCACATAACCAAGTTTTTTCAATCCGGCGATCAGCGGCTTCACCTGATCTTGCGCCGCCGCTAAAACCAGCTCGTAATCATCCCCGCCCGCCAGCGCCTGCTCGGGCTTGAGGAACCCTGTATCAAGCGCGGTCGCAACCTCCTTGGAAAACGCCAACCCACCCTTGCCGAGATGAATCTCCGCCCCCACGCCGGAGACAGTACAGACATGGCCAAGATCGGCCAGAAACCCGTCGGAAATATCCACCGCCGCCCGCGCATGCTTGCGAACCAGAGAAGCCGCCTTGATGCGCGGCTCCGGCACCCGGTGCCGCCCCACCGCCTTGGGATAGGCCTTCTCCTGCCCCTTCCAAAGCGCCTCCAGCCCCAGCGCGGCATCGCCGATGGCCCCCGTGAGGATGACGGCATCCCCGTCCCTCGCCCCGCTGCGCCGCACAGCCTGACCCGCCGGAACCAGCCCCAGCGCCGTAATGGAAATCGACAGCGCCCCGTGGATCGAGGACGTATCCCCGCCCGAACAGAACACGCCGAATTCCTTCTGATCCTTGAGCAACGCCCCGGTGAACGCCTTCAGCCAGTCCGCCTGCGGCCGTTGCGGATAGGCGATGTTAAGCTGATAGGAAAGCGGCTCCGCCCCGCAGGCCGCAAGGTCCGAAAGACTGACCCGCAGCGCCTTGCGCGCGATATTTTCCGGCGCTTCGTCCTTCATGAAATGCGTCCCGGCATTCAGCGTGTCGCTGCTCACCACCAACTCGTAACCTTCAGGAATTTTCAGCACCGCCGCATCGTCCTGCAGCCCCGCGCATTCCTCACGCCCCATGGTGAGCGCCACGAAATAATCAGCGATAATCTCGAACTCATGCATGGGATTTACCCCTCCCGCCCACGAAACTGGAAATGATTGACCGGCCCGTGCCCGTGCCCGACATTGAGCGCCTCGGAATGGCGCAACGCCTCGGTGATATAGGCTTTAGCAAGCTTCGCCGCCTCCGGTAATTCATGCCCCAGCGCGACAAAGCAGGTCAAAGCGGCGGAAAGTGTACAGCCCGTCCCGTGCGTGTTGTTCGTCACGATGCGCGGCACGGAAAAGGTTTTAACCTGCTGATCCGAATACAGAACATCGGTGGCCTGCGAGTCGCTGAACGCATGGCCGCCCTTGAGCAGCACGGCTTGACAGCCCAGCCCGCATACATTCGCCGCAAGTTCCTCAAGGTCGTCGGAATTCACCAGCTTCTCTCCGGTCAGTTTCTCCGCCTCGGGAATATTCGGTGTCAACACATCACACAGCGGGATCAGCTTGTCCTTCATGATATCGACGGCGTGATTGGAAATCAACGCATCGCCGCTGGTCGCCACCATGACGGGGTCAAGCACCACAAAGCGCGGCTTGATATCCTCCAGCAATTCCGCAAGCATCGTGATCGTTCGCGCATTGCCCACCATCCCGATCTTGAGCGCATCCACATCGATATCCTCGAAGATCGCACGGATCTGGGCCTCGACAAAATCCGCCTCCAGATGAAAAACATCCAGAACGTGCCGCGTATTCTGAACCGTGAGGGACGTGAGCGCCGCCATGCCATAACAGCCCAGCGCCGTGAAGGTCTTGAGATCGGCCTGAATACCCGCCCCGCCCGACGGGTCCGACCCCGCGATGGACAGGACGTTCGGAATCATGACGCCCGCCGCGCTTCGACGTCCTGCCGCGCCTTCGCAACGGCGGTGACAAACGCCCGCGCCGCTTCCTCGGGATCGACGGCCTCGGAAATCGCCCGCATCATGGCCACGCCCTGCGCCCCGGCATGGATAGCCTCGCCTGCCCGCTCCGGCGTAATCCCGCCGATGGCAACGACCGGAACGGGAGAATTTTTGATCAGCGCCGAAAACCGCTCCGCCCCCAGCACGACCTTGCCCTTGTCGGTCTTGGACGCAAAGAACGGCCCGGTCCCGGCATAATTGACGATTTTGGGGTTAAGATCCTTGAAATGCTGTTCGGCATAGGAACTCATACCGATAATCGCATCCGGCCCCAGAAACTCCCGCGCCTCCTTCGGCGTATCGTCCTCATGCCCCAGATGCACCCCCGCCGCCCCGCACTGCATGGCGATCTCGGGATAATCGTTGACCAGAAACGGCACGCCGAAATCGTCGGCCAGCGCCTTCAGCCGGACCGCCTGCGCGAACACGGGCTCGAACCCGTCCTCCTTGTTGCGGAGTTGCAGCAGCGTGATCCCGCCCTTCAGGGCAGAAAGCACAACGGAATCAAGGCTGCGCCCGCCACAGCTGTGCGGATCGGCAACGAAATAGACGGAGAGGTCACAATTCTGGGCCATGTCACTGATAATAATAAAATTTCCAAAGAAAAGCGAGTCAGACTCCGATAAAGAAAAAGTCCATAGT
The sequence above is drawn from the Alphaproteobacteria bacterium genome and encodes:
- a CDS encoding AAA family ATPase, with translation MYFKRIQIENYGPLKDLDINFPFYNTGKPKPLIIVGKNGSGKSIFLSHLVNALTLTKAKIYPSTEVEDGKVYKLRSANYITTGQNYAFMKLHISDGLEFYEWVLRHSKKDFEDIYQFTPARREWTQIPDAQNSIIENNFEQKSDELKKFVDENCSLYFPPNRFEEPSWLNEFNLLSKPEHTDKNRIVGKSSRNIICHSPLKANMNWLFDLVLDRELYEKQIINIPLPNENEITIQMPVFQGYLGPSHTVYEEALKLLRVILKDENLRFGVGNRQSRVMSIMKEKKTYVPHIFQLSTGETALLNLFLSILRDFDLSGGALTSLENITGTVIIDEIDAHLHTQLQYEVLPQLISLFPQVQFIITTHSPLFLLGLENTFGEDGFEILELPNGNTISTERFSEFEDAYQTFIKTEKFQNSLEAEILKSQKPIVFVEGNHDIQYISKAAELLEKNNLLSKIHIKDGGGYKNLDKIWGDNKWSDSQLVNKKIVLLYDCDTNKTDEDRNNIYKRIIPIISSNPISKGIENLFPEAAIDKAETHKPDFIDIEEETQRRERGRVIAIPRRKSINKDEKANICNWLCENGDESDFSNFIKVFEIIEEALSLSDTDSV
- the odhB gene encoding 2-oxoglutarate dehydrogenase complex dihydrolipoyllysine-residue succinyltransferase; this encodes MTKILVPTLGESVSEATVAQWLKKEGEAVKADEPIVELETDKVTLEVPAPADGVIVKIMAAAGQSVGVGAVLGEFEAGAVANDKGSAPKAVKAAPAPAKVAAADEDAKTSPAVRKLLADNNIDASQVPASGKDGRLTKEDVEAFLKGGAKAAAPAAKAPAAAPAPAAPVKAREAGPREEKVKMTKLRQVIARRLKEAQNTAAMLTTFNEVDMGPVMDLRNEYKDAFEKKHGVKLGFMSFFVKAAIQALKDFPALNSEISGDEIIYKNYYDIGVAVSTPQGLVVPVLRDADSLSMAQIEAKIADLGTRARDGKLSLDEMVGGTYTITNGGVFGSLLSTPILNTPQSGILGMHAIQKRPVVCPKTGEIVAKPMMYLAQSYDHRIVDGREAVGSLVRIKQAIEDPQRLLLDV
- the thiL gene encoding thiamine-phosphate kinase; amino-acid sequence: MHEFEIIADYFVALTMGREECAGLQDDAAVLKIPEGYELVVSSDTLNAGTHFMKDEAPENIARKALRVSLSDLAACGAEPLSYQLNIAYPQRPQADWLKAFTGALLKDQKEFGVFCSGGDTSSIHGALSISITALGLVPAGQAVRRSGARDGDAVILTGAIGDAALGLEALWKGQEKAYPKAVGRHRVPEPRIKAASLVRKHARAAVDISDGFLADLGHVCTVSGVGAEIHLGKGGLAFSKEVATALDTGFLKPEQALAGGDDYELVLAAAQDQVKPLIAGLKKLGYVPQVVGRFSSKISGVRVLDAADEEVPLKAVGWQHF
- the thiD gene encoding bifunctional hydroxymethylpyrimidine kinase/phosphomethylpyrimidine kinase; this encodes MIPNVLSIAGSDPSGGAGIQADLKTFTALGCYGMAALTSLTVQNTRHVLDVFHLEADFVEAQIRAIFEDIDVDALKIGMVGNARTITMLAELLEDIKPRFVVLDPVMVATSGDALISNHAVDIMKDKLIPLCDVLTPNIPEAEKLTGEKLVNSDDLEELAANVCGLGCQAVLLKGGHAFSDSQATDVLYSDQQVKTFSVPRIVTNNTHGTGCTLSAALTCFVALGHELPEAAKLAKAYITEALRHSEALNVGHGHGPVNHFQFRGREG
- the thiE gene encoding thiamine phosphate synthase → MAQNCDLSVYFVADPHSCGGRSLDSVVLSALKGGITLLQLRNKEDGFEPVFAQAVRLKALADDFGVPFLVNDYPEIAMQCGAAGVHLGHEDDTPKEAREFLGPDAIIGMSSYAEQHFKDLNPKIVNYAGTGPFFASKTDKGKVVLGAERFSALIKNSPVPVVAIGGITPERAGEAIHAGAQGVAMMRAISEAVDPEEAARAFVTAVAKARQDVEARRAS